Proteins encoded in a region of the Gammaproteobacteria bacterium genome:
- the fabZ gene encoding 3-hydroxyacyl-ACP dehydratase FabZ — MDVHDILRLLPHRHPFLLVDKVLACTPDRSISVVKNVTYNEPFFPGHFPNRPIMPGVLILEAMAQATGLLAFYSRGETPNDGTMYYLVGVDKARFKKPVEPGDQLILDITLDRRIRDIYRFIGEGRVGSEVVCTAEFLTTKMEFRR, encoded by the coding sequence ATGGATGTCCACGACATCCTGCGGCTGCTGCCGCACCGTCATCCCTTTCTGCTGGTGGACAAGGTGCTGGCATGCACGCCGGATCGTTCCATCAGCGTGGTCAAGAACGTCACCTATAATGAACCGTTTTTCCCCGGGCACTTCCCCAACCGTCCCATCATGCCCGGCGTATTGATCCTCGAGGCGATGGCACAGGCCACCGGTCTGCTGGCCTTTTATTCCCGCGGCGAAACGCCCAATGACGGCACCATGTATTATCTGGTGGGCGTGGACAAGGCGCGCTTCAAAAAGCCCGTCGAGCCGGGAGATCAATTGATCCTGGACATCACGCTGGATCGCCGCATCCGCGACATCTACCGGTTCATCGGCGAAGGCAGGGTTGGGAGTGAAGTCGTGTGCACGGCGGAATTTCTCACCACGAAGATGGAATTCAGGCGATGA
- the lpxA gene encoding acyl-ACP--UDP-N-acetylglucosamine O-acyltransferase yields MIDASARIDPRARLAEGVDVGPGCLIGADVEIDGDTRIAPYVIIHGSTRIGRRNQIHPFCVIGGDPQDKKYQGEGSTRLEIGDDNTIREHCTINRGTVQGGGVTRIGDHNWVMANVHIAHDCQVGSHTVFANNTALAGHVAIEDHVILGGFTGVHQFCRVGAYSFAAIASVIVKDVPPYLMVAGNTAETRGLNREGLKRHGFSAETLQLLRQAYKILYRQHLPLSEAVEQLKALNGGSAEVRRLVDFVSRSTRGIVR; encoded by the coding sequence ATGATTGATGCCAGCGCCCGCATCGATCCGCGCGCGCGGCTCGCCGAGGGTGTGGACGTCGGTCCCGGATGCCTGATTGGCGCTGATGTCGAAATCGACGGCGACACACGCATTGCTCCTTACGTCATCATCCATGGCTCCACGCGCATAGGACGGCGGAATCAGATTCATCCCTTTTGTGTCATCGGCGGCGATCCCCAGGATAAAAAATACCAGGGCGAGGGCAGTACCCGGCTGGAAATCGGCGACGACAACACCATCCGTGAACACTGCACCATCAATCGCGGCACCGTGCAGGGTGGCGGCGTCACGCGCATCGGTGATCACAACTGGGTCATGGCCAATGTGCATATCGCGCATGATTGCCAGGTCGGTAGTCACACCGTTTTTGCCAACAACACCGCGCTGGCCGGGCATGTCGCTATCGAGGATCACGTCATTCTGGGAGGCTTCACCGGCGTGCATCAGTTCTGTCGCGTCGGTGCCTACAGTTTTGCCGCTATTGCCTCGGTGATCGTCAAGGATGTGCCGCCCTATCTCATGGTGGCCGGCAACACGGCGGAGACCCGCGGCCTCAACCGGGAGGGTCTGAAACGTCATGGCTTTTCAGCCGAAACCCTTCAGCTGCTTCGGCAGGCCTACAAGATTCTGTACCGGCAGCATCTGCCGCTGAGCGAGGCCGTTGAGCAGTTGAAGGCGTTGAATGGCGGGAGCGCAGAAGTCCGGCGTCTGGTGGATTTCGTCAGCCGCTCCACGCGCGGCATCGTGCGCTGA
- the lpxB gene encoding lipid-A-disaccharide synthase, protein MPRVAIIAGEPSGDRLAAALIRALRAQRNDLEFCGIAGPEMIAAGCSAWAPMGRLAVMGIGEILRRYRELRVLQHQVIDFLKIWLPDVFIGVDAPEFNLALEERLHASGIRCIHYVSPSVWAWRERRLQRLRRAVDRLLVLFPFEETYYRDRGGVPFRFVGHPLADELRALPDRASLRVTLGLTPFDRVLALLPGSRENELRHHAKIFLRTAALCRKKFPDLKVLVPLVSEDHERLWRDLLPDAGPEVRFPRGRSREALAVADAALITSGTATLEAMLLGCPMVVAYRASWLSYAFIRPLLRLRRFSLPNLIARSSIVPEYIQGAARPGALALSLLELLQPGAAAAARQRKRFARLAGQFPPNASARAADAVLELLP, encoded by the coding sequence ATGCCCCGGGTCGCGATCATCGCTGGCGAACCCTCCGGCGACCGGCTGGCCGCCGCCTTGATCCGCGCCCTGCGCGCGCAGCGAAACGATCTGGAATTCTGCGGCATCGCCGGACCGGAGATGATTGCCGCCGGCTGTTCGGCATGGGCTCCGATGGGCCGGCTGGCGGTCATGGGAATCGGCGAGATCCTGCGGCGTTACCGCGAACTGCGCGTCCTCCAGCATCAAGTCATCGACTTCCTGAAGATTTGGCTGCCGGACGTCTTCATTGGCGTGGATGCGCCGGAATTCAACCTCGCGCTCGAGGAGCGCCTGCACGCATCGGGGATTCGCTGCATCCATTACGTCAGTCCCAGCGTCTGGGCGTGGCGGGAACGGCGCCTGCAACGGCTGCGGCGGGCCGTGGATCGCCTGTTGGTGTTGTTTCCGTTTGAAGAAACCTATTATCGGGACCGGGGGGGCGTGCCGTTTCGCTTTGTGGGACATCCACTGGCGGATGAATTGCGGGCCTTGCCCGATCGGGCATCGCTGCGCGTCACCCTTGGCCTGACGCCTTTCGACCGTGTCCTGGCGCTTTTGCCCGGCAGCCGGGAGAATGAACTCCGGCATCATGCGAAAATATTTCTGCGCACCGCCGCGTTATGCAGGAAAAAATTTCCCGATTTGAAAGTGCTGGTGCCGCTGGTGAGCGAGGACCATGAGCGCTTGTGGCGCGACCTGCTGCCGGACGCCGGGCCGGAAGTGCGTTTCCCGCGCGGCCGGTCGCGGGAGGCACTGGCGGTGGCGGATGCGGCCTTGATCACCTCCGGCACCGCCACGCTGGAGGCCATGTTGCTGGGGTGCCCCATGGTGGTGGCCTACCGCGCGTCCTGGCTGAGCTACGCCTTTATCCGGCCACTGCTGCGTCTGCGCAGGTTTTCCCTGCCCAATCTCATCGCCAGATCGTCCATCGTTCCGGAATATATACAGGGTGCGGCCCGACCCGGCGCGCTGGCGTTGAGTCTCCTGGAACTGCTGCAACCCGGGGCAGCGGCGGCCGCCCGACAGCGCAAGAGATTTGCCAGGCTGGCCGGCCAGTTTCCCCCCAACGCCAGTGCGCGCGCCGCAGATGCAGTTCTGGAATTGCTGCCGTGA
- the rnhB gene encoding ribonuclease HII yields the protein MLLVRIAGIDEVGRGPLAGPVLAAAVVLHPDRPIDGLRDSKLLTARRRTCLAEEIRVRAWHWALGRAEVHEIDGLNILRASLLAMERAVAALAEPPDAAVVDGLHAPRIPCPVETRVAADRDVPAVSAASILAKVCRDLEMVSLDHMYPGYGFARHKGYPTAEHLLALQRLGPTPIHRRSFAPVREWNKLREARQ from the coding sequence GTGCTTTTGGTCCGCATCGCGGGCATCGATGAAGTGGGGCGCGGGCCGCTGGCCGGGCCCGTGCTGGCGGCGGCGGTTGTGCTGCATCCTGACCGGCCCATCGACGGACTCAGGGATTCGAAACTGCTGACCGCCCGCCGGCGCACCTGCCTGGCCGAAGAGATCCGTGTGCGGGCCTGGCACTGGGCCCTGGGCCGCGCCGAGGTGCACGAAATCGACGGGCTCAACATCCTGCGGGCGAGCCTCCTGGCGATGGAGCGCGCAGTCGCCGCACTGGCGGAACCACCTGACGCCGCAGTGGTGGATGGCCTGCACGCGCCCCGCATTCCCTGTCCGGTGGAGACACGCGTCGCGGCCGATCGGGATGTGCCGGCGGTCAGCGCGGCCTCGATCCTGGCCAAGGTCTGCCGCGATTTGGAGATGGTGTCACTTGATCATATGTATCCTGGATACGGGTTCGCCAGGCACAAGGGTTATCCCACCGCCGAACACCTGCTGGCCTTGCAACGGCTGGGGCCCACGCCCATCCATCGACGTTCGTTTGCGCCCGTGCGGGAATGGAACAAATTGCGGGAAGCGCGGCAATGA